One Dictyoglomus turgidum DSM 6724 DNA window includes the following coding sequences:
- the miaA gene encoding tRNA (adenosine(37)-N6)-dimethylallyltransferase MiaA — MKIPLAVILGPTGTGKTKLSLELAKYLPVEIVSVDSMQIYQGMDIGTAKPSLEDREKVPHHLIDIVLPDYFFTVAEFRERALKVIEEIYARRRFPLLVGGTPLYYKVLFGEFSIPHVPPDLEFRRKMKELAEKEGEYKLYEELKKIDPKTASKIHPRDLKRIIRALEVYYKVGKPISELAGEKKEDRFYISKIGLYMPRDLHYRILEERVDKMIEQGLVDEVRNLYLKGINENFVSMQGIGYKEILRYLRGELTLEESINLIKKRTKEFVKRQYTWFKKYKDIHWFDVSQYSLSQLAKLVYNTIINDWENQGYKYQNREGVNYFND, encoded by the coding sequence ATGAAGATACCATTAGCGGTTATTCTTGGGCCAACAGGAACTGGAAAAACTAAGCTTTCTCTTGAGCTTGCTAAATATCTTCCTGTGGAAATTGTTTCTGTAGACTCCATGCAAATTTATCAAGGAATGGATATTGGAACCGCAAAACCTTCCTTAGAAGATAGAGAAAAAGTTCCTCATCATTTAATAGATATTGTTCTTCCAGATTATTTCTTCACGGTGGCAGAATTCAGAGAGAGGGCCCTAAAAGTTATAGAAGAAATATATGCGAGAAGAAGATTTCCTCTCCTTGTGGGGGGCACACCTCTTTATTATAAAGTACTATTTGGAGAATTTTCTATTCCTCACGTTCCTCCTGATCTTGAATTTAGAAGGAAAATGAAAGAACTTGCAGAAAAAGAAGGAGAATATAAATTATATGAAGAATTAAAAAAAATAGATCCAAAAACTGCATCTAAAATTCATCCAAGGGATTTAAAAAGAATAATTAGAGCTCTTGAAGTCTATTATAAAGTAGGGAAACCAATAAGTGAGCTCGCTGGTGAGAAAAAAGAAGATAGATTTTACATTTCTAAGATAGGTCTTTATATGCCGAGAGATTTACACTATAGGATTTTAGAAGAAAGAGTTGATAAAATGATTGAGCAAGGGTTGGTTGATGAGGTTAGAAATCTTTACTTGAAAGGTATCAACGAAAATTTTGTCTCTATGCAAGGAATAGGATATAAAGAGATATTAAGGTATTTAAGAGGAGAACTTACTCTTGAGGAGAGTATAAATCTTATAAAGAAGAGAACCAAGGAGTTTGTAAAGAGGCAATATACATGGTTCAAAAAATACAAAGATATTCATTGGTTTGATGTCTCTCAATATTCTCTTTCACAACTTGCTAAATTAGTTTATAATACCATAATAAATGATTGGGAGAACCAAGGTTATAAATATCAAAATCGGGAAGGAGTGAATTATTTTAATGATTAA
- a CDS encoding LL-diaminopimelate aminotransferase, whose amino-acid sequence MIKKAKRIENLPPYLFARIDQLKEEAINRGIDVISLGIGDPDQPTPMPIVQKLCEEALNPANHRYPSYEGLLEYRQAVANWYKYRFNVDLDPKKEVLSLIGSKEGLVHMIWGLVDRGDIVLCPDPGYPVYRISTLLAEGEPYSIPLKIENKFLPKWEDIPTEIAKKAKVMFLNYPSNPTGAVIDKKGLEEAVKFAKEYDIIILYDNAYSEITFDGFVAPSILEIDGAKDIAIEFNSLSKTFNMTGWRIGYAVGNADLISVLSTVKTNVDSGVFQAIQYAAIEALNNLRDFSKESVKIYQRRRDMVLDAFKGMGVEILPPKGTFYVWVSVPEGFTSTDFAAFLLEEIGVLVVPGIGYGDYGEGYIRISTTISEDRLIEALKRVKEFFGRDDWKSKKPSLLLK is encoded by the coding sequence ATGATTAAAAAGGCAAAAAGAATTGAAAATCTTCCTCCTTATCTATTTGCCCGTATAGATCAGCTAAAAGAAGAGGCTATAAATAGAGGTATAGATGTGATTAGTCTTGGGATTGGTGATCCTGATCAGCCTACACCGATGCCTATAGTACAAAAATTATGTGAGGAGGCCTTAAATCCTGCTAATCATAGATATCCATCCTACGAAGGCCTTTTGGAGTATCGTCAGGCGGTAGCAAACTGGTATAAATATAGATTTAACGTAGATCTTGATCCTAAAAAGGAAGTATTGTCTCTTATAGGATCCAAAGAAGGATTAGTACATATGATATGGGGCCTTGTGGATAGAGGAGATATAGTTCTGTGTCCAGATCCTGGATATCCTGTGTACAGAATTTCTACTCTTCTTGCTGAAGGAGAACCTTATTCTATTCCCCTTAAAATTGAGAATAAATTTCTTCCAAAGTGGGAAGATATTCCGACCGAGATTGCTAAAAAAGCTAAAGTTATGTTTTTGAACTATCCTAGTAATCCCACGGGTGCAGTTATAGACAAAAAAGGATTAGAAGAAGCTGTAAAATTTGCCAAAGAATACGATATTATTATTTTATATGATAATGCCTATTCAGAAATAACTTTTGACGGCTTTGTGGCTCCTTCTATTCTTGAAATTGATGGTGCTAAGGATATTGCTATAGAATTTAACTCTTTGTCAAAGACTTTTAATATGACTGGGTGGAGAATAGGCTATGCAGTGGGAAATGCAGATTTGATCTCTGTACTCTCAACAGTGAAAACCAATGTGGATTCAGGGGTTTTTCAAGCAATCCAATATGCTGCTATTGAGGCTTTAAATAATTTAAGAGATTTTTCAAAAGAAAGTGTGAAAATTTATCAAAGAAGAAGGGACATGGTACTTGATGCCTTCAAAGGTATGGGAGTTGAGATATTACCTCCCAAGGGTACTTTTTATGTATGGGTATCTGTTCCAGAAGGATTCACTTCTACAGATTTTGCAGCGTTTCTCTTGGAGGAGATTGGAGTGCTGGTGGTACCTGGAATTGGTTATGGTGATTATGGAGAAGGATATATAAGAATTTCTACAACTATAAGTGAGGATCGATTAATAGAGGCATTGAAAAGAGTTAAAGAATTTTTTGGGAGGGATGATTGGAAATCGAAAAAGCCATCCTTGTTGCTAAAATAA
- the hflX gene encoding GTPase HflX, with protein MEIEKAILVAKISDLEELEELKLLSKTAGVKVQNVLLFGGEPDPASFLRSGKLEELKYLVMEQRADLVIFNNDLSPVQLRNIEKEIPARIVDRTMLILDIFAQHARSKEGKIQVELAQLEYLLPRLTGRGETLSRLGGGIGTRGPGETKLEIDRRKIRKRIHTLKKELEEIKREREVQRKQRLNLPQIALVGYTNAGKSTLFNLLTGANVRAEDLLFATLDPTVRKVNFKNNWEVLISDTVGFIRNLPEELLTAFRATLEEIYYVDLILHVIDISDKDFRKQIEVVESILEDMGIEDKTIIRVYNKIDLLSKEEVRYLKQELDYKPSVFISAKEGIGIEKLKDLIVNELLKGVRRYKINIPYNKFNLFQKYRGKLYIEEENYKENFVEIKARVPKEYKKLLDELR; from the coding sequence TTGGAAATCGAAAAAGCCATCCTTGTTGCTAAAATAAGCGATTTAGAAGAATTAGAGGAACTTAAACTACTCTCTAAAACTGCTGGTGTAAAAGTACAGAATGTATTACTTTTTGGAGGAGAGCCTGATCCTGCCTCCTTTTTGAGAAGTGGCAAATTAGAAGAATTGAAATATTTGGTAATGGAACAAAGAGCTGACTTAGTTATATTTAACAATGACCTGAGTCCTGTTCAACTTAGGAACATAGAAAAAGAGATACCTGCGAGGATAGTAGATAGAACTATGTTAATCCTTGATATTTTTGCTCAGCATGCAAGAAGCAAAGAAGGTAAAATCCAGGTTGAGCTTGCCCAATTGGAATATTTGCTTCCTAGGCTTACGGGAAGAGGGGAGACTCTCTCAAGACTTGGAGGAGGAATAGGTACAAGAGGTCCAGGAGAGACTAAGCTTGAGATTGATAGAAGAAAAATAAGAAAAAGAATACATACTCTCAAAAAGGAACTTGAAGAGATAAAAAGAGAACGAGAGGTCCAGAGAAAACAACGATTAAATCTTCCTCAGATAGCTCTTGTAGGTTATACTAATGCAGGAAAGTCAACATTATTTAATCTATTGACAGGAGCAAATGTCAGGGCTGAAGATTTACTTTTTGCTACTTTAGATCCCACAGTAAGAAAGGTTAATTTTAAAAATAATTGGGAAGTTTTGATATCTGACACTGTGGGATTTATAAGAAACTTGCCTGAAGAGCTATTAACTGCTTTTAGAGCAACTCTTGAGGAAATATACTACGTGGATCTCATATTGCATGTAATAGATATATCAGACAAAGACTTTAGAAAACAGATTGAGGTGGTGGAGTCTATATTAGAGGATATGGGTATAGAAGATAAAACTATAATTAGAGTATACAACAAAATTGATCTCTTAAGTAAAGAAGAGGTTAGATATTTAAAGCAGGAATTAGATTATAAACCTTCAGTTTTTATCTCAGCAAAGGAAGGAATAGGGATAGAAAAACTTAAAGATCTAATTGTTAATGAACTTTTAAAGGGAGTGAGAAGATATAAAATCAACATTCCATATAATAAGTTTAATTTGTTTCAAAAATATAGGGGAAAATTGTACATTGAGGAGGAAAATTATAAAGAAAATTTTGTGGAGATTAAAGCTCGGGTTCCTAAGGAATATAAAAAACTGCTTGATGAACTAAGATGA
- a CDS encoding DUF72 domain-containing protein, whose translation MEIFIGTSGWSYSWNPKRDLGWYIENTPFNAIEVNSSFYHFPREKTILRWVKYGNKLRFVIKVHRSITHLYKFNEDAKENWIRFYNLFKTLEPFIELYLFQIPPSMSSENISKLIDFHRFTQLGDKFAFEPRRADWFYESILEKMKENNITFVSVSAPKLPDKIIVTTKKAYIRFHGKDRWYSYKYNEDELREYVERIKKLNADKVYIFFNNDYMLENGIVMYKLLSS comes from the coding sequence ATGGAGATTTTTATAGGTACTTCTGGGTGGAGCTATAGCTGGAATCCTAAAAGGGACTTAGGGTGGTATATAGAAAACACACCATTTAATGCTATCGAAGTAAATAGCAGTTTTTATCACTTTCCTCGAGAAAAAACCATTTTGAGATGGGTCAAATATGGAAATAAGTTAAGATTTGTAATAAAGGTACATAGATCTATAACTCATCTTTATAAGTTTAATGAGGATGCCAAAGAAAATTGGATAAGATTTTATAATCTCTTCAAAACCTTAGAACCCTTTATAGAACTTTATCTCTTTCAAATTCCTCCAAGTATGAGCTCAGAAAATATCTCAAAGTTAATAGATTTTCACAGATTCACTCAGCTAGGAGATAAATTTGCTTTTGAACCAAGAAGGGCTGATTGGTTTTATGAGAGCATTTTAGAAAAAATGAAAGAGAATAATATAACTTTTGTCTCAGTAAGTGCACCAAAACTCCCCGACAAAATTATTGTGACTACAAAAAAAGCCTATATAAGATTTCATGGAAAAGATAGATGGTATTCCTATAAATATAATGAGGATGAGTTAAGGGAATATGTTGAGAGAATAAAAAAATTAAACGCAGATAAAGTTTATATATTTTTCAACAACGATTACATGTTAGAAAATGGAATAGTTATGTATAAATTATTATCATCTTAG
- the rho gene encoding transcription termination factor Rho, with the protein MSYEDLVLKTRAELVEIARELKIPGYYRMTKEEMIEAISRKLEEGEVDLESPKSEVSSLLTIEKGAGIKGLEIEEKKEEKEEKEEKQEQKDKVIIDGFECIYREGYLEITEDGYGFIRKNFKPSDEDVYISASQIKKFGLRYGDLIGGMVRPPKENERWYAILRIDTVNGRDLMHSRQRPKFDDLIPFHPTERLKLETTPDEVDTRLIDLLAPIGKGQRGLIVSPPKAGKTTLLKKIANGISANHKEVKLFILLIDERPEEVTDFRRSVQGEVIGSTFDEPPERHIQVAKLVLERAKRLVEYGEHVVILLDSITRLARAYNWAVPSSGRTLSGGVELAALHHAKEFFGAARNIEGGGSLTILATALIETGSRMDDVIFEEFKGTGNMELVLDRKLADRRIFPAISISRSGTRKEELLYPEDQLKKIWFLRRTLIGQEEGEAIEGLKRMLRETRNNEEFLRVIDGIIKKGNTIRR; encoded by the coding sequence ATGTCTTATGAGGATTTAGTACTCAAAACCAGAGCAGAATTAGTAGAAATTGCCAGAGAACTAAAAATACCTGGGTATTATCGTATGACAAAGGAGGAAATGATTGAAGCAATTAGCAGGAAATTAGAGGAGGGAGAGGTGGATTTAGAATCACCTAAGAGTGAGGTTTCTTCTTTACTTACTATAGAAAAAGGTGCTGGAATAAAAGGACTAGAGATTGAAGAGAAAAAAGAAGAGAAGGAGGAGAAAGAGGAAAAGCAAGAGCAAAAGGATAAAGTTATTATTGATGGCTTTGAATGCATATATAGGGAAGGTTATTTAGAGATAACAGAAGATGGCTATGGGTTTATTAGGAAAAATTTTAAGCCAAGTGATGAAGATGTATATATATCAGCCTCTCAGATTAAGAAGTTTGGTCTAAGATATGGAGATCTGATTGGAGGAATGGTTCGTCCACCGAAGGAAAATGAGAGATGGTATGCTATTCTAAGAATTGATACTGTAAATGGAAGAGACTTAATGCATTCAAGGCAAAGACCCAAATTTGATGATTTAATTCCTTTCCATCCTACTGAAAGATTAAAGCTTGAAACCACTCCTGATGAGGTAGACACAAGATTAATAGATCTTCTTGCCCCTATAGGAAAAGGGCAAAGAGGATTAATTGTTTCTCCTCCTAAAGCTGGTAAAACTACACTGCTTAAGAAAATAGCGAATGGTATATCTGCAAATCATAAAGAAGTAAAATTGTTTATTCTTCTAATAGATGAAAGACCAGAAGAAGTAACAGACTTTAGAAGATCAGTTCAGGGAGAAGTTATTGGTTCTACTTTTGATGAACCGCCTGAGAGGCATATACAGGTAGCAAAACTTGTTCTTGAAAGAGCAAAAAGACTTGTGGAATATGGAGAACATGTGGTGATTCTGCTTGATAGTATCACAAGACTCGCAAGAGCTTATAACTGGGCTGTACCATCCAGTGGTAGAACTCTTTCAGGTGGAGTTGAGCTTGCTGCATTGCACCATGCAAAAGAATTTTTTGGGGCTGCACGTAATATTGAGGGGGGCGGTAGTTTAACCATTCTTGCTACTGCTTTAATAGAGACTGGTAGTAGAATGGATGATGTGATTTTTGAGGAGTTCAAGGGAACAGGAAATATGGAACTGGTTTTAGACAGAAAACTTGCTGATAGAAGAATTTTCCCAGCGATAAGTATATCAAGATCTGGTACTAGAAAAGAAGAGTTACTGTATCCAGAGGACCAGTTGAAGAAAATTTGGTTCTTAAGAAGGACCTTGATAGGACAAGAAGAAGGTGAAGCTATTGAGGGATTAAAGAGGATGTTGAGGGAGACAAGAAATAACGAAGAGTTCTTGAGGGTTATTGATGGTATAATTAAGAAAGGTAATACTATTAGAAGATAA
- a CDS encoding GerMN domain-containing protein, translating to MKKIVVGISFSLLLIFVIFLLFFFPFKTKVVLYTYDSNNQSLRRTDSEIEVSLAERLVFKNNLYKKVILKLIEESDSNKDHFPIPKGTRLLSVSLKDEVAYVNFSEEFKRNHPGGSLGEILTIYSIVDTLTEFPEIKKVQILIGGAVVETLAGHIDLTSPLERDLSMVK from the coding sequence GTGAAGAAGATAGTAGTTGGTATTTCGTTTAGTCTTTTGTTAATATTTGTTATTTTTTTATTGTTCTTTTTTCCTTTTAAAACCAAGGTAGTACTCTATACCTATGATTCTAATAATCAGAGTTTAAGAAGAACCGATTCTGAGATTGAAGTAAGTTTGGCGGAAAGGTTGGTTTTTAAAAATAATCTTTATAAAAAAGTTATTTTAAAACTAATTGAAGAATCAGATAGTAATAAAGATCATTTCCCAATACCTAAAGGTACAAGGCTTTTGAGTGTGAGTTTAAAAGATGAAGTAGCGTATGTTAATTTTTCGGAAGAGTTTAAGAGAAATCATCCAGGCGGAAGCTTAGGAGAGATTTTAACGATTTATAGTATTGTAGATACATTGACTGAATTTCCTGAAATCAAAAAAGTTCAAATACTTATTGGGGGAGCAGTGGTTGAAACTCTTGCTGGACATATTGATCTTACTTCTCCCCTAGAACGAGATTTGTCAATGGTTAAGTGA
- a CDS encoding metallophosphoesterase family protein, with amino-acid sequence MKIGIISDVHSNLPALEKVYKNLEREVDEIYFLGDIVGYGPFPNECMDYLKKFRHKVIGNHDAATVGMRGYDDFNEYARFAIDWTKENISKENIEKLKNLPQIEELEDSYLVHGSLRDPLDEYLINYYSVFANFELMNKNIAFFGHTHLTGVFIFSEKDKEIYYVSFVNGGELKIERGYKYLINPGSVGQPRDGNWKSSYAVYDTRLKVIEFYRVEYNLENLQKYMKMLGFPKYLWERLQYGR; translated from the coding sequence ATGAAGATTGGTATAATATCAGATGTACACAGTAATCTTCCTGCTTTGGAAAAGGTATATAAAAATCTCGAAAGGGAGGTTGATGAAATATACTTTCTTGGAGATATAGTTGGATATGGGCCTTTTCCTAACGAGTGTATGGATTATTTAAAAAAATTTAGGCATAAGGTAATTGGCAATCATGATGCAGCTACAGTAGGAATGAGAGGATATGATGATTTCAACGAATATGCCAGATTTGCTATTGATTGGACTAAGGAAAACATATCTAAAGAAAATATTGAGAAATTAAAGAATTTACCTCAAATTGAAGAATTGGAAGATTCTTATCTTGTTCATGGAAGTTTGAGGGATCCTTTGGATGAGTATCTGATTAATTATTATTCTGTTTTTGCAAATTTTGAGTTGATGAACAAAAATATTGCCTTTTTTGGCCATACTCATCTTACAGGGGTTTTTATTTTTTCTGAAAAGGATAAAGAAATTTATTACGTAAGCTTTGTAAATGGAGGTGAATTAAAAATAGAGAGAGGTTATAAGTACTTGATAAATCCTGGGAGTGTTGGGCAGCCAAGAGATGGTAACTGGAAATCAAGTTATGCAGTTTATGATACAAGATTAAAGGTGATAGAATTTTATAGAGTAGAATATAATTTGGAGAACTTACAAAAGTATATGAAAATGCTGGGATTTCCTAAATATTTATGGGAAAGGTTACAGTATGGGAGGTGA
- the yfcE gene encoding phosphodiesterase, producing MRILVMSDTHGDTTFWEYIKELLEKSDYVIHAGDVLYHGPRNPLPAGYNPPKLAELINNSKPFFIAKGNCDADVDQLVLNYPIASPYVFLHFEPFKILVTHGEDKREEDLWDMAEKYNVDILIFGHIHTPILKKENNRIILNPGSPSLSKTPNKTVALLQDNKIAIIDITDKTELYSLEV from the coding sequence ATGAGGATTTTAGTGATGAGCGACACTCATGGTGATACTACCTTTTGGGAATACATAAAGGAACTCCTGGAAAAGAGTGATTATGTAATTCATGCGGGAGATGTCCTTTATCATGGCCCAAGAAACCCTCTTCCTGCTGGATATAATCCTCCCAAACTTGCTGAACTGATAAATAATTCTAAACCCTTTTTTATTGCTAAAGGAAATTGTGATGCTGATGTGGATCAATTGGTTTTAAACTATCCTATAGCTTCTCCATATGTATTTCTTCATTTTGAACCATTCAAGATCTTGGTGACCCATGGGGAAGATAAAAGGGAAGAAGATTTATGGGATATGGCAGAAAAATATAATGTGGATATTTTGATCTTTGGACATATACATACTCCTATTTTAAAGAAAGAGAATAATAGAATAATATTGAATCCAGGCAGTCCCTCTCTTTCTAAGACCCCTAATAAGACTGTAGCTCTACTACAAGATAATAAGATAGCAATTATTGATATAACTGATAAGACAGAGCTCTATTCTTTAGAAGTATAG
- the tig gene encoding trigger factor, with translation MPINESSVKYDIEKLQGSRIKVNVEVDAREREESLERAYKSLVKRYQVPGFRKGYTPRPVLERYLGIEAFEDEAIRIVAREVLNMILQNENFTPLQDPYFDLLPQEWKENENLKFSFVIEVPPEFKLGDYKGFGLKKEKVEVSEEEINRVIEQIELQLSKLNTVEEGSIEKGDVVYLEREREDGSQLPPLWFTLNGQMLPELEEKLIGMKPGEEKVIEISFPEDFYEKELAGQSLPLKWKVKKIWRYEKPDQEIFLQKVNASSIEEFREKVRESIKEEREKLEEDKLFSQILDKILENTELDPPLSYVHYLAENILREFLTELNKKGVQLEDYLSQRGISKDEFVNNVIEDARKRIKIEMILDKIAEIENINISDEEINNVIKEIAENEGKEFKEIKRELEREGTINTLKRNLLREKVREFLIKENVVEEE, from the coding sequence ATGCCAATTAATGAATCAAGTGTCAAATATGATATAGAAAAACTACAGGGTAGCAGAATTAAGGTAAATGTAGAAGTAGATGCAAGGGAAAGAGAAGAAAGTTTAGAAAGAGCGTATAAAAGTTTGGTAAAAAGGTATCAGGTTCCTGGTTTTAGGAAGGGTTATACCCCTCGTCCTGTTCTTGAAAGGTATTTAGGAATTGAGGCTTTTGAAGATGAGGCAATAAGAATAGTCGCAAGGGAAGTTTTAAATATGATTCTTCAAAATGAGAATTTTACACCCCTTCAGGATCCTTATTTTGACTTACTGCCTCAGGAATGGAAGGAAAATGAGAACTTAAAATTTTCTTTTGTGATTGAAGTGCCACCTGAATTTAAACTTGGAGATTATAAAGGATTTGGATTAAAAAAAGAAAAGGTTGAGGTCTCAGAGGAAGAAATTAACAGGGTTATAGAGCAGATTGAACTTCAGCTTAGTAAATTAAATACTGTGGAAGAAGGAAGTATAGAAAAAGGAGATGTGGTTTATCTTGAAAGGGAGAGGGAGGATGGTAGTCAGCTTCCTCCTTTATGGTTTACTCTTAATGGGCAGATGTTACCAGAGTTAGAAGAAAAATTAATTGGAATGAAGCCTGGAGAGGAGAAAGTTATAGAGATATCTTTTCCTGAAGATTTTTATGAAAAGGAACTTGCAGGTCAAAGTTTACCTTTGAAGTGGAAAGTAAAGAAGATCTGGAGGTATGAGAAACCAGATCAGGAAATATTTCTCCAAAAAGTAAATGCAAGTTCTATAGAAGAATTTAGAGAGAAGGTAAGAGAGAGTATTAAAGAGGAAAGAGAAAAATTAGAGGAAGATAAACTTTTTTCACAGATTTTGGATAAAATATTAGAAAACACAGAGCTGGATCCTCCGTTAAGTTATGTTCATTATCTTGCAGAAAACATCTTAAGGGAATTCTTGACCGAACTTAACAAAAAAGGAGTACAGTTAGAAGATTATCTTTCTCAAAGGGGAATTAGTAAGGATGAGTTTGTGAACAATGTAATTGAAGATGCAAGAAAAAGAATTAAAATAGAGATGATCCTTGACAAGATTGCTGAAATTGAGAATATTAATATTTCCGATGAGGAAATTAATAATGTTATAAAAGAGATTGCTGAAAATGAGGGTAAAGAGTTTAAAGAAATTAAAAGGGAATTAGAGAGGGAAGGTACAATAAACACATTAAAAAGAAATCTACTTAGAGAAAAAGTAAGAGAATTTTTAATAAAAGAAAATGTTGTAGAGGAGGAATGA
- the clpP gene encoding ATP-dependent Clp endopeptidase proteolytic subunit ClpP, producing MLVPIVIEQTPRGERAYDIYSRLLKSRIVFLGTTINDEVANLIVAQLLFLESEDPEKDIYLYINSPGGEVSAGLAIYDTIRHIKPKVATVCVGQAASMAAILLAAGDKGKRYALPHSRVMIHQPLGGAYGPAADIEIHTREILKIKRVLNEILAYHTGQPIEKIEKDTDRDFFMSAYEAKEYGIVDEVLESKKE from the coding sequence ATGTTAGTTCCAATTGTAATTGAGCAGACACCAAGGGGCGAAAGAGCCTATGATATATATTCTCGTCTTTTAAAGAGTAGAATAGTCTTTTTAGGTACCACTATTAATGATGAAGTAGCAAATTTAATTGTTGCTCAACTTTTATTTTTAGAGTCAGAAGATCCAGAAAAGGACATATACCTTTATATAAATAGTCCTGGCGGAGAGGTTTCTGCAGGTCTTGCTATATACGACACTATAAGACATATAAAGCCTAAAGTAGCTACAGTATGTGTAGGACAAGCTGCTAGTATGGCTGCAATTTTGCTTGCTGCAGGAGATAAAGGTAAACGATATGCACTACCCCATTCAAGAGTAATGATTCATCAACCCCTTGGAGGGGCATATGGTCCTGCAGCTGACATAGAAATTCATACACGAGAAATTTTAAAAATTAAGAGAGTTTTAAATGAAATTTTAGCATACCATACTGGTCAGCCCATAGAGAAGATTGAAAAAGATACCGATAGAGATTTCTTCATGTCTGCTTATGAGGCTAAAGAGTATGGAATTGTTGACGAGGTTTTAGAGAGTAAGAAAGAATAG
- the clpX gene encoding ATP-dependent Clp protease ATP-binding subunit ClpX — protein MSDKNIRCSFCGRTQKEVKKLIAGPGVYICDECVKLAYDIIEEEDSEEIEEENQEFVLPKPHEIKNFLDQYVIGQERAKKILSVAVYNHYKRIFMRSKITEDVEIQKSNVLLIGPTGVGKTLLAETLAKFLKVPFAIADATTLTEAGYVGEDVENILLRLIQNADWDIKRAEKGIVYIDEIDKISRKSENPSITRDVSGEGVQQALLRIVEGTIANVPPQGGRKHPYQEFIQINTKDILFIAGGSFEGIEKIVEKRLDVSNIGFGAQIEPKNRKSLTQILNHIIPEDLIKFGMIPEFVGRFPVVAVLEPLSEEALLKILTEPKNALVKQYKALLSMEGVEINFTDEALKAIVKEAIDKATGARGLRAVMEELMLDLMYELPNLGIKKFTVTPELVYNRNKISQDLLKKLAG, from the coding sequence ATGAGCGATAAAAATATTCGTTGTTCCTTTTGTGGAAGGACTCAGAAAGAGGTTAAAAAATTAATTGCAGGTCCAGGAGTATACATTTGTGATGAATGCGTGAAGTTAGCCTATGATATTATAGAAGAAGAGGATAGTGAAGAAATAGAAGAGGAAAATCAAGAATTTGTTTTACCAAAGCCTCATGAGATAAAAAATTTCCTTGATCAGTATGTTATAGGACAAGAAAGGGCGAAAAAGATCTTATCTGTTGCTGTTTATAATCATTACAAAAGGATATTTATGAGATCAAAGATAACAGAAGATGTAGAAATACAAAAAAGTAATGTTTTGCTTATTGGGCCTACCGGTGTTGGAAAGACCTTATTGGCAGAAACTCTTGCAAAATTCCTTAAAGTACCCTTTGCTATAGCTGACGCCACTACATTAACCGAGGCTGGTTATGTTGGTGAAGATGTAGAAAATATTCTTCTGAGATTAATTCAAAATGCAGATTGGGATATTAAAAGAGCCGAAAAAGGTATTGTTTATATAGATGAGATTGATAAGATCTCAAGGAAATCTGAAAATCCATCAATAACGAGAGATGTTTCAGGAGAAGGAGTTCAACAAGCTCTTTTAAGAATAGTAGAGGGTACTATTGCTAATGTTCCTCCTCAAGGAGGAAGGAAGCATCCTTATCAAGAATTTATTCAAATAAATACTAAGGACATATTATTTATAGCTGGAGGATCTTTTGAAGGAATAGAAAAAATCGTAGAAAAAAGATTAGATGTATCAAATATTGGGTTTGGGGCCCAAATAGAACCTAAAAATCGTAAGTCATTAACTCAAATATTAAATCATATTATACCTGAAGACCTCATTAAGTTTGGGATGATCCCTGAGTTTGTAGGAAGATTTCCTGTAGTTGCTGTCTTAGAGCCTTTAAGTGAGGAGGCTCTTTTAAAAATTTTAACTGAGCCTAAAAATGCCCTTGTAAAGCAATATAAAGCTTTGTTATCTATGGAGGGTGTAGAAATTAATTTTACTGATGAAGCTTTAAAAGCTATAGTAAAGGAAGCTATAGATAAGGCTACAGGAGCAAGAGGACTTAGAGCAGTTATGGAAGAACTGATGTTAGATTTAATGTATGAACTTCCCAATCTTGGTATTAAAAAATTTACAGTAACTCCAGAATTAGTTTATAATCGTAATAAAATTTCTCAAGATTTATTAAAAAAGCTTGCTGGATAG